Below is a genomic region from Chelonoidis abingdonii isolate Lonesome George chromosome 18, CheloAbing_2.0, whole genome shotgun sequence.
ATTCACCGAAGTCACCGGGACTTGAGATGGGTGCAGAGGTCCTTCTGCACAGAGCTCATGGTGGGGGTCAAGGCAGTGCTTCCAGAAGGCCCACACACATTCTGACATCTTGATGAGTTCACAGTCGCTTTGTgaagcccattgatttcaaaactCCGGCACTATCAATAGACCAGGGTAACTCCAGAGTGGGGTGTGATGTGGTTGCGCATTCAGGGCCTTGTAATTATGGGTGTATTTTTTCTGGTCTGTGTAATTATTTGAATGCCCATTATTACTGACTTCATTTAAcatcacattttcttttctctccatgTTTATAGGTTCCTGGATCTCCTGCCTCATCTGACCTGTCCAGCCCATTAGACTATAGCTACTCCCCACCTCAGCTGCCTCCTTTTCCTCCACTGAACTACAGCCCTCTTTCTCCTCTAGATACCACGAACTACGGCTACCCTCTAGAGGAACGCTCACATCCACAGTACAGCTGCTCCCCCTCGGCCTGTTACTGCTCATCCTGTGCCTCAGAGCACCTGGATACATTCAGAGTATCAGAGTATTTCCTCTACCCAACTGCAGACTGTATGGACTGTCCTGGCCCCATGGCAATGGCAGATGACTTCTTTAGAAGGGATAGAAACTACGACATCTGCTACAGTTAATGGAGATGATGgttttatatatatgtacatacgTATAGGTATCCAAATCAGCTAATGGCCTATGAACTATGCAAAACATCATTGTCTAACACAAAGTTCAGTATACTCTACTCTACTTAGCCTGGTATGCTCCAGGTGTTAATTTAGTCCTCCTGGGTAACAATGTTTTAAGATCCTCAGCATTGCTACGGTTGTCCTGTGTTGTCTTTcattagaaaaaacaaactaGCTTTCAGTGAATGCTTCACTAAACAAGTTTTTGttactacaaataaataattttatacaGATTCCTGGAGCACATTCCTTCCTGTTAAGTTTATAAAAGATTTTTTAGGTTATTCTGaggaaatctgattttttttctagccaCCAGGGAGTAGGAGGTGTTCCTTCTGCTATAATCAAAGGTCTTGCTCTTGCAAATACATATTTATGTGAGTAAAGTGAGGCCTTTGcacatgaagtcaatgggc
It encodes:
- the POU2AF3 gene encoding POU class 2 homeobox associating factor 3; translated protein: MWIPCHEDAPYFDEEPVSSAPNYFQPRQFPNCISCEENPSYLEQLVDTYLQTEPPMDPSLSALQASTHYNPDTFQSTPLCFNQSLVPGSPASSDLSSPLDYSYSPPQLPPFPPLNYSPLSPLDTTNYGYPLEERSHPQYSCSPSACYCSSCASEHLDTFRVSEYFLYPTADCMDCPGPMAMADDFFRRDRNYDICYS